One Mugil cephalus isolate CIBA_MC_2020 chromosome 8, CIBA_Mcephalus_1.1, whole genome shotgun sequence genomic window carries:
- the dbnlb gene encoding drebrin-like b isoform X4: MAVNLIKNGPALTAAFKEVVDEKSSTNWCLFTYEGNSNDIRLAEKGDGGLEELVEELNSGKVMYAFCRVQDPNSGLPKYVLINWTGEGVKDARKGICANHVSSMANFLKGAHVTINARAEEDVEPEAIMQKVAKASGANYSFHKEAPSRFQDSGPQGPVGSVYQKTNAMSEIRKTNKDNFWAQAEKEEEKRRQEERRKAEEERQHLERERKDREVKEAALRDKRDKERASQIDQQKKYQQQQEAETREQEKQRWEEQEQAQAAQGKGVRRGESVEKANEAASLISQRAMNPREMFKQRERGMTPSDSDVPPAAPASPQPEPDLDDGQSRCEYDEQEAAPQEEIKEEPPAANSYVQEEVYEEPAEVEENTYDTTVEETPADRGTCARALYDYQAADDTEISFDPDDIITGIEMIDEGWWRGYGPGGHFGMFPANYVELI, translated from the exons ATGGCAGTTAACCTCATCAAAAACGGTCCTGCGTTAACGGCTGCTTTCAAAGAAGTGGTTGATGAAAAATCCAGCACCAACTG GTGCTTGTTCACCTACGAGGGGAACAGCAATGATATCCGCCTGGCAGAAAAAGGGG ATGGAggcctggaggagctggtggaggagctCAACAGTGGAAAAGTGATGTACGCTTTCTGCCGCGTCCAGGATCCAAATTCCGGTCTGCCTAAATATGTCCTCATCAACTGG aCTGGAGAAGGTGTAAAGGATGCCAGGAAGGGAATATGTGCAAATCATGTCAGCTCCATGGCCAATTTCCTTAAG GGAGCTCATGTAACGATAAACGccagagcagaggaggatgtggagcCCGAAGCGATTATGCAAAAAGTGGCTAAAGCCTCTGGAGCCAACTACAGCTTCCACAAAGAAGCTCCCAGCCGCTTCCAGGACAGCGGCCCCCAGGGTCCTGTG GGTTCAGTGTACCAGAAAACCAACGCCATGTCAGAAATCAGAAAGACCAATAAAGACAACTTCTGGGCACAGGCTGAG aaagaagaggagaaacgtCGGCAGGAGGAGCGGCGCAAGGCGGAGGAGGAGCGCCAGCACCTGGAGCGagagaggaaagacagagaggtCAAGGAGGCAGCACTGAGGGACAAAAGGGATAAGGAGAGGGCCTCTCAAATCGATCAACAAAA GAagtaccagcagcagcaggaagccgAGACTAGAGAGCAAGAGAAACAACGCTGG gaggagcaggagcaggccCAGGCAGCCCAGGGGAAAGGAGTCAGGAGAGGTGAATCTGTGGAGAAGGCCAAC GAGGCTGCTTCTCTCATCTCTCAACGTGCCATGAACCCCAGAGAGATGTtcaagcagagagagaggggaatgACCCCCAGCGACTCAGATGTCCCCCCAGCCGCCCCGGCTAGCCCTCAGCCAG AGCCTGATTTAGATGATGGGCAGTCCAGGTGTGAGTATGATGAGCAGGAGGCAGCACCCCAGGAGGAGATTAAAG aagaGCCACCGGCTGCCAACTCGTACGTCCAAGAGGAGGTTTACGAGGAGCCCGCTGAG GTGGAGGAGAATACCTACGACACGACTGTCGAAGAGACACCAGCAGACAGAGGCACCTGTGCCCGAGCCCTATATGACTACCAGGCTG CTGACGACACGGAGATCTCCTTCGACCCCGACGACATCATCACCGGGATCGAGATGATAGACGAAGGCTGGTGGCGAGGCTACGGGCcgggcggccattttggaatGTTTCCAGCGAATTACGTGGAGCTCATCTAG
- the dbnlb gene encoding drebrin-like b isoform X3 — MAVNLIKNGPALTAAFKEVVDEKSSTNWCLFTYEGNSNDIRLAEKGDGGLEELVEELNSGKVMYAFCRVQDPNSGLPKYVLINWTGEGVKDARKGICANHVSSMANFLKGAHVTINARAEEDVEPEAIMQKVAKASGANYSFHKEAPSRFQDSGPQGPVGSVYQKTNAMSEIRKTNKDNFWAQAEKEEEKRRQEERRKAEEERQHLERERKDREVKEAALRDKRDKERASQIDQQKKYQQQQEAETREQEKQRWEEQEQAQAAQGKGVRRGESVEKANEAASLISQRAMNPREMFKQRERGMTPSDSDVPPAAPASPQPGRLQSPFLSKPVYESEPASSPQRQASPVPGGSASPVRATEEPPAANSYVQEEVYEEPAEVEENTYDTTVEETPADRGTCARALYDYQAADDTEISFDPDDIITGIEMIDEGWWRGYGPGGHFGMFPANYVELI, encoded by the exons ATGGCAGTTAACCTCATCAAAAACGGTCCTGCGTTAACGGCTGCTTTCAAAGAAGTGGTTGATGAAAAATCCAGCACCAACTG GTGCTTGTTCACCTACGAGGGGAACAGCAATGATATCCGCCTGGCAGAAAAAGGGG ATGGAggcctggaggagctggtggaggagctCAACAGTGGAAAAGTGATGTACGCTTTCTGCCGCGTCCAGGATCCAAATTCCGGTCTGCCTAAATATGTCCTCATCAACTGG aCTGGAGAAGGTGTAAAGGATGCCAGGAAGGGAATATGTGCAAATCATGTCAGCTCCATGGCCAATTTCCTTAAG GGAGCTCATGTAACGATAAACGccagagcagaggaggatgtggagcCCGAAGCGATTATGCAAAAAGTGGCTAAAGCCTCTGGAGCCAACTACAGCTTCCACAAAGAAGCTCCCAGCCGCTTCCAGGACAGCGGCCCCCAGGGTCCTGTG GGTTCAGTGTACCAGAAAACCAACGCCATGTCAGAAATCAGAAAGACCAATAAAGACAACTTCTGGGCACAGGCTGAG aaagaagaggagaaacgtCGGCAGGAGGAGCGGCGCAAGGCGGAGGAGGAGCGCCAGCACCTGGAGCGagagaggaaagacagagaggtCAAGGAGGCAGCACTGAGGGACAAAAGGGATAAGGAGAGGGCCTCTCAAATCGATCAACAAAA GAagtaccagcagcagcaggaagccgAGACTAGAGAGCAAGAGAAACAACGCTGG gaggagcaggagcaggccCAGGCAGCCCAGGGGAAAGGAGTCAGGAGAGGTGAATCTGTGGAGAAGGCCAAC GAGGCTGCTTCTCTCATCTCTCAACGTGCCATGAACCCCAGAGAGATGTtcaagcagagagagaggggaatgACCCCCAGCGACTCAGATGTCCCCCCAGCCGCCCCGGCTAGCCCTCAGCCAG GGCGCCTCCAAAGCCCTTTTCTGTCTAAGCCAGTGTATGAATCTGAGCCGGCCAGCTCGCCTCAGCGCCAAGCTTCTCCTGTGCCAGGGGGCTCCGCCTCTCCTGTCCGTGCCACAG aagaGCCACCGGCTGCCAACTCGTACGTCCAAGAGGAGGTTTACGAGGAGCCCGCTGAG GTGGAGGAGAATACCTACGACACGACTGTCGAAGAGACACCAGCAGACAGAGGCACCTGTGCCCGAGCCCTATATGACTACCAGGCTG CTGACGACACGGAGATCTCCTTCGACCCCGACGACATCATCACCGGGATCGAGATGATAGACGAAGGCTGGTGGCGAGGCTACGGGCcgggcggccattttggaatGTTTCCAGCGAATTACGTGGAGCTCATCTAG
- the ube2d4 gene encoding ubiquitin-conjugating enzyme E2 D4, which translates to MALKRIQKELSDLQRDPPAQCSAGPVGDDLFHWQATIMGPSDSPYQGGVFFLTIHFPTDYPFKPPKVAFTTKIYHPNINSNGSICLDILRSQWSPALTVSKVLLSICSLLCDPNPDDPLVPEIAHTYKADREKYNKLAREWTQKYAM; encoded by the exons ATGGCGTTGAAAAGAATTCAGAAG GAACTGTCCGACCTGCAGAGGGACCCTCCTGCCCAGTGCTCCGCTGGACCAGTTGGAGACGATT TGTTTCACTGGCAGGCAACGATAATGGGTCCG aGTGACAGTCCTTATCAGGGTGGAGTGTTTTTCCTCACCATTCACTTCCCAACAGATTATCCCTTCAAACCACCAAAA GTTGCATTCACAACAAAAATTTACCACCCTAATATCAACAGCAATGGGAGTATTTGTCTGGACATACTGAGGTCACAGTGGTCACCTGCACTTACAGTATCTAAAG TATTATTGTCTATCTGCTCTCTTCTTTGCGATCCAAACCCGGATGACCCACTGGTTCCTGAGATCGCTCATACGTACAAGGCTGACAGGGAAAA GTACAACAAATTAGCAAGAGAATGGACGCAGAAGTATGCAATGTGA
- the dbnlb gene encoding drebrin-like b isoform X1, producing the protein MAVNLIKNGPALTAAFKEVVDEKSSTNWCLFTYEGNSNDIRLAEKGDGGLEELVEELNSGKVMYAFCRVQDPNSGLPKYVLINWTGEGVKDARKGICANHVSSMANFLKGAHVTINARAEEDVEPEAIMQKVAKASGANYSFHKEAPSRFQDSGPQGPVGSVYQKTNAMSEIRKTNKDNFWAQAEKEEEKRRQEERRKAEEERQHLERERKDREVKEAALRDKRDKERASQIDQQKKYQQQQEAETREQEKQRWEEQEQAQAAQGKGVRRGESVEKANEAASLISQRAMNPREMFKQRERGMTPSDSDVPPAAPASPQPGRLQSPFLSKPVYESEPASSPQRQASPVPGGSASPVRATEPDLDDGQSRCEYDEQEAAPQEEIKEEPPAANSYVQEEVYEEPAEVEENTYDTTVEETPADRGTCARALYDYQAADDTEISFDPDDIITGIEMIDEGWWRGYGPGGHFGMFPANYVELI; encoded by the exons ATGGCAGTTAACCTCATCAAAAACGGTCCTGCGTTAACGGCTGCTTTCAAAGAAGTGGTTGATGAAAAATCCAGCACCAACTG GTGCTTGTTCACCTACGAGGGGAACAGCAATGATATCCGCCTGGCAGAAAAAGGGG ATGGAggcctggaggagctggtggaggagctCAACAGTGGAAAAGTGATGTACGCTTTCTGCCGCGTCCAGGATCCAAATTCCGGTCTGCCTAAATATGTCCTCATCAACTGG aCTGGAGAAGGTGTAAAGGATGCCAGGAAGGGAATATGTGCAAATCATGTCAGCTCCATGGCCAATTTCCTTAAG GGAGCTCATGTAACGATAAACGccagagcagaggaggatgtggagcCCGAAGCGATTATGCAAAAAGTGGCTAAAGCCTCTGGAGCCAACTACAGCTTCCACAAAGAAGCTCCCAGCCGCTTCCAGGACAGCGGCCCCCAGGGTCCTGTG GGTTCAGTGTACCAGAAAACCAACGCCATGTCAGAAATCAGAAAGACCAATAAAGACAACTTCTGGGCACAGGCTGAG aaagaagaggagaaacgtCGGCAGGAGGAGCGGCGCAAGGCGGAGGAGGAGCGCCAGCACCTGGAGCGagagaggaaagacagagaggtCAAGGAGGCAGCACTGAGGGACAAAAGGGATAAGGAGAGGGCCTCTCAAATCGATCAACAAAA GAagtaccagcagcagcaggaagccgAGACTAGAGAGCAAGAGAAACAACGCTGG gaggagcaggagcaggccCAGGCAGCCCAGGGGAAAGGAGTCAGGAGAGGTGAATCTGTGGAGAAGGCCAAC GAGGCTGCTTCTCTCATCTCTCAACGTGCCATGAACCCCAGAGAGATGTtcaagcagagagagaggggaatgACCCCCAGCGACTCAGATGTCCCCCCAGCCGCCCCGGCTAGCCCTCAGCCAG GGCGCCTCCAAAGCCCTTTTCTGTCTAAGCCAGTGTATGAATCTGAGCCGGCCAGCTCGCCTCAGCGCCAAGCTTCTCCTGTGCCAGGGGGCTCCGCCTCTCCTGTCCGTGCCACAG AGCCTGATTTAGATGATGGGCAGTCCAGGTGTGAGTATGATGAGCAGGAGGCAGCACCCCAGGAGGAGATTAAAG aagaGCCACCGGCTGCCAACTCGTACGTCCAAGAGGAGGTTTACGAGGAGCCCGCTGAG GTGGAGGAGAATACCTACGACACGACTGTCGAAGAGACACCAGCAGACAGAGGCACCTGTGCCCGAGCCCTATATGACTACCAGGCTG CTGACGACACGGAGATCTCCTTCGACCCCGACGACATCATCACCGGGATCGAGATGATAGACGAAGGCTGGTGGCGAGGCTACGGGCcgggcggccattttggaatGTTTCCAGCGAATTACGTGGAGCTCATCTAG
- the dbnlb gene encoding drebrin-like b isoform X2 — MAVNLIKNGPALTAAFKEVVDEKSSTNWCLFTYEGNSNDIRLAEKGDGGLEELVEELNSGKVMYAFCRVQDPNSGLPKYVLINWTGEGVKDARKGICANHVSSMANFLKGAHVTINARAEEDVEPEAIMQKVAKASGANYSFHKEAPSRFQDSGPQGPVGSVYQKTNAMSEIRKTNKDNFWAQAEKEEEKRRQEERRKAEEERQHLERERKDREVKEAALRDKRDKERASQIDQQKKYQQQQEAETREQEKQRWEAASLISQRAMNPREMFKQRERGMTPSDSDVPPAAPASPQPGRLQSPFLSKPVYESEPASSPQRQASPVPGGSASPVRATEPDLDDGQSRCEYDEQEAAPQEEIKEEPPAANSYVQEEVYEEPAEVEENTYDTTVEETPADRGTCARALYDYQAADDTEISFDPDDIITGIEMIDEGWWRGYGPGGHFGMFPANYVELI, encoded by the exons ATGGCAGTTAACCTCATCAAAAACGGTCCTGCGTTAACGGCTGCTTTCAAAGAAGTGGTTGATGAAAAATCCAGCACCAACTG GTGCTTGTTCACCTACGAGGGGAACAGCAATGATATCCGCCTGGCAGAAAAAGGGG ATGGAggcctggaggagctggtggaggagctCAACAGTGGAAAAGTGATGTACGCTTTCTGCCGCGTCCAGGATCCAAATTCCGGTCTGCCTAAATATGTCCTCATCAACTGG aCTGGAGAAGGTGTAAAGGATGCCAGGAAGGGAATATGTGCAAATCATGTCAGCTCCATGGCCAATTTCCTTAAG GGAGCTCATGTAACGATAAACGccagagcagaggaggatgtggagcCCGAAGCGATTATGCAAAAAGTGGCTAAAGCCTCTGGAGCCAACTACAGCTTCCACAAAGAAGCTCCCAGCCGCTTCCAGGACAGCGGCCCCCAGGGTCCTGTG GGTTCAGTGTACCAGAAAACCAACGCCATGTCAGAAATCAGAAAGACCAATAAAGACAACTTCTGGGCACAGGCTGAG aaagaagaggagaaacgtCGGCAGGAGGAGCGGCGCAAGGCGGAGGAGGAGCGCCAGCACCTGGAGCGagagaggaaagacagagaggtCAAGGAGGCAGCACTGAGGGACAAAAGGGATAAGGAGAGGGCCTCTCAAATCGATCAACAAAA GAagtaccagcagcagcaggaagccgAGACTAGAGAGCAAGAGAAACAACGCTGG GAGGCTGCTTCTCTCATCTCTCAACGTGCCATGAACCCCAGAGAGATGTtcaagcagagagagaggggaatgACCCCCAGCGACTCAGATGTCCCCCCAGCCGCCCCGGCTAGCCCTCAGCCAG GGCGCCTCCAAAGCCCTTTTCTGTCTAAGCCAGTGTATGAATCTGAGCCGGCCAGCTCGCCTCAGCGCCAAGCTTCTCCTGTGCCAGGGGGCTCCGCCTCTCCTGTCCGTGCCACAG AGCCTGATTTAGATGATGGGCAGTCCAGGTGTGAGTATGATGAGCAGGAGGCAGCACCCCAGGAGGAGATTAAAG aagaGCCACCGGCTGCCAACTCGTACGTCCAAGAGGAGGTTTACGAGGAGCCCGCTGAG GTGGAGGAGAATACCTACGACACGACTGTCGAAGAGACACCAGCAGACAGAGGCACCTGTGCCCGAGCCCTATATGACTACCAGGCTG CTGACGACACGGAGATCTCCTTCGACCCCGACGACATCATCACCGGGATCGAGATGATAGACGAAGGCTGGTGGCGAGGCTACGGGCcgggcggccattttggaatGTTTCCAGCGAATTACGTGGAGCTCATCTAG
- the dbnlb gene encoding drebrin-like b isoform X6 has product MAVNLIKNGPALTAAFKEVVDEKSSTNWCLFTYEGNSNDIRLAEKGDGGLEELVEELNSGKVMYAFCRVQDPNSGLPKYVLINWTGEGVKDARKGICANHVSSMANFLKGAHVTINARAEEDVEPEAIMQKVAKASGANYSFHKEAPSRFQDSGPQGPVGSVYQKTNAMSEIRKTNKDNFWAQAEKEEEKRRQEERRKAEEERQHLERERKDREVKEAALRDKRDKERASQIDQQKKYQQQQEAETREQEKQRWEAASLISQRAMNPREMFKQRERGMTPSDSDVPPAAPASPQPEEPPAANSYVQEEVYEEPAEVEENTYDTTVEETPADRGTCARALYDYQAADDTEISFDPDDIITGIEMIDEGWWRGYGPGGHFGMFPANYVELI; this is encoded by the exons ATGGCAGTTAACCTCATCAAAAACGGTCCTGCGTTAACGGCTGCTTTCAAAGAAGTGGTTGATGAAAAATCCAGCACCAACTG GTGCTTGTTCACCTACGAGGGGAACAGCAATGATATCCGCCTGGCAGAAAAAGGGG ATGGAggcctggaggagctggtggaggagctCAACAGTGGAAAAGTGATGTACGCTTTCTGCCGCGTCCAGGATCCAAATTCCGGTCTGCCTAAATATGTCCTCATCAACTGG aCTGGAGAAGGTGTAAAGGATGCCAGGAAGGGAATATGTGCAAATCATGTCAGCTCCATGGCCAATTTCCTTAAG GGAGCTCATGTAACGATAAACGccagagcagaggaggatgtggagcCCGAAGCGATTATGCAAAAAGTGGCTAAAGCCTCTGGAGCCAACTACAGCTTCCACAAAGAAGCTCCCAGCCGCTTCCAGGACAGCGGCCCCCAGGGTCCTGTG GGTTCAGTGTACCAGAAAACCAACGCCATGTCAGAAATCAGAAAGACCAATAAAGACAACTTCTGGGCACAGGCTGAG aaagaagaggagaaacgtCGGCAGGAGGAGCGGCGCAAGGCGGAGGAGGAGCGCCAGCACCTGGAGCGagagaggaaagacagagaggtCAAGGAGGCAGCACTGAGGGACAAAAGGGATAAGGAGAGGGCCTCTCAAATCGATCAACAAAA GAagtaccagcagcagcaggaagccgAGACTAGAGAGCAAGAGAAACAACGCTGG GAGGCTGCTTCTCTCATCTCTCAACGTGCCATGAACCCCAGAGAGATGTtcaagcagagagagaggggaatgACCCCCAGCGACTCAGATGTCCCCCCAGCCGCCCCGGCTAGCCCTCAGCCAG aagaGCCACCGGCTGCCAACTCGTACGTCCAAGAGGAGGTTTACGAGGAGCCCGCTGAG GTGGAGGAGAATACCTACGACACGACTGTCGAAGAGACACCAGCAGACAGAGGCACCTGTGCCCGAGCCCTATATGACTACCAGGCTG CTGACGACACGGAGATCTCCTTCGACCCCGACGACATCATCACCGGGATCGAGATGATAGACGAAGGCTGGTGGCGAGGCTACGGGCcgggcggccattttggaatGTTTCCAGCGAATTACGTGGAGCTCATCTAG
- the dbnlb gene encoding drebrin-like b isoform X5 → MAVNLIKNGPALTAAFKEVVDEKSSTNWCLFTYEGNSNDIRLAEKGDGGLEELVEELNSGKVMYAFCRVQDPNSGLPKYVLINWTGEGVKDARKGICANHVSSMANFLKGAHVTINARAEEDVEPEAIMQKVAKASGANYSFHKEAPSRFQDSGPQGPVGSVYQKTNAMSEIRKTNKDNFWAQAEKEEEKRRQEERRKAEEERQHLERERKDREVKEAALRDKRDKERASQIDQQKKYQQQQEAETREQEKQRWEEQEQAQAAQGKGVRRGESVEKANEAASLISQRAMNPREMFKQRERGMTPSDSDVPPAAPASPQPEEPPAANSYVQEEVYEEPAEVEENTYDTTVEETPADRGTCARALYDYQAADDTEISFDPDDIITGIEMIDEGWWRGYGPGGHFGMFPANYVELI, encoded by the exons ATGGCAGTTAACCTCATCAAAAACGGTCCTGCGTTAACGGCTGCTTTCAAAGAAGTGGTTGATGAAAAATCCAGCACCAACTG GTGCTTGTTCACCTACGAGGGGAACAGCAATGATATCCGCCTGGCAGAAAAAGGGG ATGGAggcctggaggagctggtggaggagctCAACAGTGGAAAAGTGATGTACGCTTTCTGCCGCGTCCAGGATCCAAATTCCGGTCTGCCTAAATATGTCCTCATCAACTGG aCTGGAGAAGGTGTAAAGGATGCCAGGAAGGGAATATGTGCAAATCATGTCAGCTCCATGGCCAATTTCCTTAAG GGAGCTCATGTAACGATAAACGccagagcagaggaggatgtggagcCCGAAGCGATTATGCAAAAAGTGGCTAAAGCCTCTGGAGCCAACTACAGCTTCCACAAAGAAGCTCCCAGCCGCTTCCAGGACAGCGGCCCCCAGGGTCCTGTG GGTTCAGTGTACCAGAAAACCAACGCCATGTCAGAAATCAGAAAGACCAATAAAGACAACTTCTGGGCACAGGCTGAG aaagaagaggagaaacgtCGGCAGGAGGAGCGGCGCAAGGCGGAGGAGGAGCGCCAGCACCTGGAGCGagagaggaaagacagagaggtCAAGGAGGCAGCACTGAGGGACAAAAGGGATAAGGAGAGGGCCTCTCAAATCGATCAACAAAA GAagtaccagcagcagcaggaagccgAGACTAGAGAGCAAGAGAAACAACGCTGG gaggagcaggagcaggccCAGGCAGCCCAGGGGAAAGGAGTCAGGAGAGGTGAATCTGTGGAGAAGGCCAAC GAGGCTGCTTCTCTCATCTCTCAACGTGCCATGAACCCCAGAGAGATGTtcaagcagagagagaggggaatgACCCCCAGCGACTCAGATGTCCCCCCAGCCGCCCCGGCTAGCCCTCAGCCAG aagaGCCACCGGCTGCCAACTCGTACGTCCAAGAGGAGGTTTACGAGGAGCCCGCTGAG GTGGAGGAGAATACCTACGACACGACTGTCGAAGAGACACCAGCAGACAGAGGCACCTGTGCCCGAGCCCTATATGACTACCAGGCTG CTGACGACACGGAGATCTCCTTCGACCCCGACGACATCATCACCGGGATCGAGATGATAGACGAAGGCTGGTGGCGAGGCTACGGGCcgggcggccattttggaatGTTTCCAGCGAATTACGTGGAGCTCATCTAG